The following are encoded in a window of Amycolatopsis solani genomic DNA:
- a CDS encoding glycosyltransferase produces MTTPHLRTPVPADPLADLRSWATSPGPLDEVRRAFHPDFAGLALVEYAGDPPAPDDPDAAVAAFRALARRAELPGPGEVLAALPETGAGRPDELAASIALDVFAGAVAAHGPSAAAAAIRSSFEHATPRRAALLLDLAERHGLRCLPVGTVLARGFGDRGYRHAAWRYLSQCDATDALVAAQERAEDPYERALTAVCLARTAESASDSPLWTFPPPDQAGLTVAQSMLLGSFDQPGAGASGGLTVLLRHLGTALPRHEGIARVVTVTLLGHDGLRDRTTLVDPGGPGHVVLRLPVDAPGPPAQVALSRLRPSITFLARHLLWLAGCTPDVVHVRYADDGSAAVADAARAVGARIVFTLTADPHRSLAERHRSGRPGDRAAARFDLHRLYAADRLVATADTVLGLPGRPAGELTKYFPRLRGGPEPESPPEGIPRLAPAATSEARQQQLATSLFAPSAGLPRLGPAARELPIILSVGRLHPVKQQDLLVEAWLTRGLWQHSALVLVGGDTTNPTGDETRILDRILELYRLHPDAAGRLAMLAALDNDDVRLLEHGLTHRLPAPTPHLYVCPSRKEEFGIAVVEAMDAGLPVLGPRRGGLGHYIEHGRNGVLADTSSLAAFGDALAAFVRGAADDPARARAMAAAGRDTVASRFGIHEVAGRFAAVYQRTAAQPIPDAP; encoded by the coding sequence GTGACCACTCCGCACCTCCGCACGCCCGTCCCGGCCGACCCGCTCGCCGACCTGCGAAGCTGGGCGACCAGCCCCGGCCCGCTCGACGAGGTCCGCCGGGCCTTCCACCCGGACTTCGCCGGCCTCGCTCTCGTCGAATACGCCGGGGACCCACCGGCCCCGGACGACCCGGACGCCGCGGTGGCCGCGTTCCGGGCCCTGGCTCGCCGAGCGGAACTCCCCGGCCCCGGCGAGGTGCTCGCGGCGCTTCCGGAAACCGGCGCCGGCCGGCCGGACGAGCTGGCCGCCTCGATCGCCTTGGACGTCTTCGCCGGCGCGGTCGCCGCCCACGGGCCGAGCGCCGCCGCGGCCGCGATCCGCTCGTCGTTCGAGCACGCAACGCCACGACGTGCCGCCCTCCTGCTGGATCTGGCCGAGCGGCACGGCCTTCGCTGCCTGCCGGTCGGCACCGTGCTCGCCCGGGGGTTCGGCGACCGCGGCTACCGGCACGCCGCCTGGCGCTACCTGTCCCAGTGCGACGCGACCGACGCGCTGGTGGCGGCCCAGGAGCGAGCCGAAGACCCCTACGAGCGGGCACTCACCGCGGTGTGCCTGGCCCGCACCGCCGAGTCCGCTTCGGACAGTCCGTTGTGGACTTTCCCGCCGCCGGACCAGGCCGGGCTGACCGTCGCGCAGTCGATGCTGCTGGGCTCGTTCGACCAGCCCGGCGCCGGCGCCAGCGGCGGGCTCACCGTCCTTTTGCGACACCTCGGCACGGCCCTGCCCCGCCACGAAGGGATCGCGCGGGTCGTCACCGTGACACTGCTCGGCCACGACGGGCTCCGCGACCGGACCACGCTGGTGGACCCCGGCGGTCCCGGGCACGTGGTGCTGCGCCTGCCGGTCGACGCTCCCGGTCCCCCGGCGCAGGTGGCGCTGTCCCGGCTCCGGCCGTCGATCACGTTCCTCGCCCGGCACCTGCTGTGGCTGGCGGGCTGCACCCCCGACGTGGTCCACGTGCGCTACGCCGACGACGGCTCGGCCGCGGTCGCGGACGCGGCCCGCGCGGTGGGGGCGCGAATCGTGTTCACCCTCACCGCCGACCCGCACCGCTCGCTGGCCGAGCGGCACCGGTCCGGCCGCCCCGGCGACCGCGCGGCCGCCCGGTTCGACCTGCACCGGCTCTACGCCGCGGACCGGCTGGTCGCGACGGCCGACACGGTGCTGGGACTCCCCGGGCGGCCGGCCGGCGAACTCACGAAGTACTTCCCCCGGCTGCGCGGCGGTCCCGAGCCGGAATCCCCGCCCGAAGGCATCCCGCGGCTGGCTCCGGCGGCCACGTCCGAAGCCCGCCAGCAGCAGCTCGCGACGTCGCTGTTCGCCCCGAGCGCCGGTCTCCCCCGGCTCGGCCCGGCCGCCCGCGAGCTCCCGATCATCCTGAGCGTGGGCCGGCTGCACCCGGTGAAGCAGCAGGACCTGCTGGTCGAGGCCTGGCTCACCCGGGGGCTGTGGCAGCACAGCGCGCTCGTGCTCGTCGGCGGCGACACCACGAACCCGACCGGCGACGAAACGCGGATCCTGGACCGCATCCTGGAGCTGTACCGCCTTCACCCCGATGCGGCCGGCCGGCTCGCGATGCTGGCCGCACTGGACAACGACGACGTCCGCCTGCTCGAACACGGCCTCACCCACCGGCTCCCCGCCCCGACGCCCCACCTGTACGTCTGCCCCAGCCGCAAGGAGGAGTTCGGCATCGCGGTGGTCGAAGCCATGGACGCGGGCCTGCCGGTGCTCGGCCCGCGCCGCGGCGGCCTCGGCCACTACATCGAGCACGGGCGCAACGGCGTGCTCGCGGACACCTCGAGCCTCGCCGCGTTCGGCGACGCGCTCGCCGCCTTCGTCCGCGGGGCGGCCGACGACCCGGCACGCGCCCGGGCGATGGCGGCGGCCGGACGGGACACCGTCGCGAGCCGCTTCGGCATCCACGAAGTCGCCGGCCGGTTCGCCGCGGTCTACCAGCGCACCGCGGCGCAGCCGATCCCGGACGCGCCATGA
- a CDS encoding MerR family transcriptional regulator → MDVDATNGRAGASWTPAMVAEALGVSPVTLRTWDARYGVGPTLRGDGRHRRYSDADVRRLQHMRRLIDRGVRAREAAAAAFADSDAPAAEVPVARRAVEIERAAESLGFATMAALLNETLDAIGPAATWNDVLVPVLHKLGGRWLRGEACFEAEWALTTEISRSLERYCARFADPAPGRVVLLSCCPHERHTLPMEVLRAALAEIGVLARFLGQMVPAETTVGMAAKLDPALVVLWSMAPSTVDDLLRQRIERLGFAVVVAGAGWEYLSGQDVRWANDLDRAVDLVTEHLKG, encoded by the coding sequence ATGGACGTGGACGCGACGAACGGCCGGGCCGGCGCCTCGTGGACTCCTGCCATGGTCGCCGAGGCGCTGGGCGTCTCCCCGGTCACGCTGCGCACGTGGGACGCGCGCTACGGAGTCGGTCCGACCCTGCGGGGCGACGGCCGCCACCGCCGGTACTCCGACGCCGACGTGCGGCGGCTCCAGCACATGCGCCGGCTCATCGACCGGGGCGTTCGCGCGCGCGAAGCCGCGGCCGCCGCGTTCGCCGACTCGGACGCCCCGGCGGCCGAAGTGCCGGTCGCCCGGCGGGCCGTCGAAATCGAGCGGGCCGCCGAATCCCTCGGCTTCGCCACCATGGCGGCCCTGCTGAACGAGACGCTCGACGCCATCGGGCCCGCCGCGACGTGGAACGACGTGCTCGTCCCGGTGCTGCACAAGCTGGGTGGCCGCTGGTTGCGCGGCGAGGCCTGCTTCGAAGCGGAATGGGCGCTGACCACCGAAATCTCGCGGTCGCTCGAGCGCTACTGCGCCCGGTTCGCCGATCCGGCGCCCGGCCGGGTGGTCCTGCTGTCCTGCTGCCCGCACGAGCGGCACACCCTGCCGATGGAGGTCCTCCGCGCGGCTCTCGCCGAAATCGGGGTGCTCGCGCGCTTCCTCGGGCAGATGGTGCCCGCGGAGACGACGGTCGGGATGGCCGCCAAGCTGGACCCCGCGCTGGTGGTGCTCTGGTCCATGGCCCCCAGCACGGTCGACGACCTGCTGCGGCAGCGGATCGAGCGGCTCGGCTTCGCCGTCGTGGTCGCCGGGGCCGGCTGGGAGTACCTGAGCGGCCAGGACGTGCGGTGGGCCAACGACCTCGACCGGGCCGTCGACCTCGTCACCGAGCACCTCAAGGGCTGA
- a CDS encoding response regulator transcription factor produces MIRVLLADDQALVRGALASMLRLEPDIDVVAEVGSGLDVGPAVQRTHPDVALLDVQMPGRDGLAVTAELRHAMPSCRVLICTTFSRPGYLARAMSAGAAGFVVKDSRPEQLLNAIRRVHAGLRFIDPALAAESLATGTSPLTDREADVLRATAEGGTVADIARALDLTPGTVRNHLSSAIGKTEARTRAEAARLAETNGWL; encoded by the coding sequence GTGATCCGCGTCCTGCTGGCCGACGACCAGGCCCTCGTGCGCGGCGCGCTGGCGTCGATGCTGCGCCTCGAACCCGACATCGACGTCGTGGCCGAGGTCGGTTCCGGTCTCGACGTCGGTCCGGCCGTCCAGCGCACCCATCCCGACGTCGCGCTCCTCGACGTGCAGATGCCCGGCCGGGACGGGCTCGCGGTCACCGCCGAGCTGCGGCACGCGATGCCGTCGTGCCGCGTGCTGATCTGCACCACGTTCAGCCGCCCCGGCTACCTCGCCCGCGCGATGTCCGCGGGCGCGGCCGGGTTCGTGGTCAAGGACTCCCGGCCCGAGCAGCTGCTCAACGCGATCCGCCGGGTCCACGCGGGCCTGCGGTTCATCGACCCGGCCCTGGCGGCCGAGTCCCTCGCCACCGGCACCAGCCCGCTGACCGACCGCGAAGCCGACGTACTTCGCGCGACCGCGGAGGGCGGCACGGTCGCCGACATCGCGCGGGCGCTCGACCTCACCCCGGGAACGGTGCGCAACCACTTGTCTTCGGCCATCGGCAAGACCGAAGCCCGCACGCGTGCCGAAGCCGCCCGTCTCGCGGAAACCAACGGGTGGCTTTGA
- a CDS encoding SRPBCC family protein, translating into MSTITKSADVNADVTTVYNQWTQFADFPRFMEGVDRVDQLDDRHTRWTISIAGVTKEFDATITEQHPDERVAWSSDSGPTHAGVVTVHRLDQDHTRVTVQMDIDPDGFVENVADKLGILDRRVQGDLDRFKTFIEQRDGAETGAWRGDVDRPAQNTP; encoded by the coding sequence ATGAGCACGATCACCAAGTCCGCCGACGTCAACGCCGACGTCACCACCGTCTACAACCAGTGGACCCAGTTCGCCGACTTCCCGCGGTTCATGGAAGGCGTCGACCGCGTCGACCAGCTGGACGACCGGCACACCCGCTGGACGATCAGCATCGCCGGCGTCACCAAGGAGTTCGACGCGACGATCACCGAGCAGCACCCCGACGAGCGCGTGGCCTGGTCGTCGGACTCCGGCCCCACCCACGCCGGGGTGGTGACCGTGCACCGCCTCGACCAGGACCACACGCGGGTGACGGTGCAGATGGACATTGACCCCGACGGCTTCGTCGAGAACGTCGCCGACAAACTCGGCATCCTCGACCGCCGCGTCCAAGGCGACCTGGACCGCTTCAAGACGTTCATCGAGCAGCGAGACGGCGCCGAGACCGGCGCCTGGCGCGGCGACGTCGACCGCCCCGCCCAGAACACCCCGTAA